The following proteins come from a genomic window of Thermosinus carboxydivorans Nor1:
- the fmt gene encoding methionyl-tRNA formyltransferase yields the protein MGKLRVIFMGTPDFAVPTLEKLLAAKHDIVAVVTQPDRPKGRGQRMAASPVKEFAISQGLPVLQPEKIKDPVFINHMLQLRPDVIVVVAFGQILPQGLLDLPPLGCINVHASLLPRYRGAAPIHWAIINGETKTGVTTMWMDIGMDTGDMILKAETPIGPDETTGELHDRLKWMGAELLVRSLELLMAGNAPRIPQDNSAASYAPLLTRDIEQVDWRRSALEVHNLVRGLNPWPGAYTTHSGKTLKIWRTRIIDGHAGSVPPGTVVDVRHHGVVVATGRGLIQLTEVQPESKKRMQACEYARGYNLCAGDILG from the coding sequence ATGGGGAAGCTGCGTGTTATATTTATGGGCACTCCTGATTTTGCCGTGCCGACACTAGAAAAACTGTTGGCTGCCAAGCACGACATCGTTGCCGTCGTCACTCAACCTGACCGTCCCAAAGGTCGGGGGCAGCGGATGGCAGCTTCGCCCGTTAAAGAGTTTGCGATAAGCCAGGGACTCCCTGTTTTACAACCAGAGAAAATTAAAGATCCTGTCTTTATTAACCACATGCTGCAGCTACGACCGGACGTTATCGTTGTCGTAGCTTTCGGCCAAATTCTCCCTCAAGGGTTGCTCGATCTGCCTCCGCTTGGCTGCATTAATGTTCACGCTTCTTTGCTTCCCCGATACCGGGGCGCAGCCCCTATTCACTGGGCAATTATAAACGGTGAAACGAAAACAGGCGTTACTACCATGTGGATGGATATTGGCATGGATACGGGGGACATGATATTAAAAGCTGAAACTCCTATCGGACCTGACGAAACGACAGGAGAGTTGCACGATCGGCTAAAATGGATGGGAGCTGAATTGTTAGTCCGATCGCTAGAACTGCTAATGGCTGGCAATGCCCCCCGGATACCGCAGGATAACAGCGCGGCCAGTTACGCGCCGCTGCTAACTAGGGATATTGAACAGGTGGACTGGCGCCGGTCGGCCCTAGAGGTCCATAATCTGGTTCGCGGTCTTAACCCCTGGCCCGGGGCGTATACGACGCACAGCGGTAAAACACTTAAAATTTGGCGTACACGGATTATCGACGGGCATGCCGGATCTGTTCCGCCTGGTACGGTGGTTGACGTGCGCCATCACGGGGTAGTAGTTGCTACCGGTCGAGGCCTTATTCAGCTCACGGAAGTTCAACCGGAAAGTAAGAAAA
- the def gene encoding peptide deformylase — translation MSVLEIKKAGDKVLKEKAAPVGKIDRKVKQLLDDMAQTMYAAEGVGLAAPQVGVSLRIIVVDVGDGLIELINPVIVAAEGSETNTEGCLSVPGVYGEVERYAQVVVEGLERSGKKVRITGTGLLARALQHEIDHLDGVLFIEKAKTLYKGQGQE, via the coding sequence ATGTCAGTCCTAGAGATAAAAAAAGCCGGCGATAAAGTTTTAAAAGAAAAAGCCGCGCCGGTAGGCAAAATTGACCGCAAAGTCAAACAATTACTGGATGATATGGCCCAGACCATGTATGCTGCGGAAGGAGTAGGGCTGGCAGCACCGCAGGTAGGCGTTTCATTACGAATTATTGTTGTCGATGTCGGTGACGGGCTTATCGAATTAATTAATCCTGTGATTGTTGCAGCAGAAGGCAGTGAAACAAATACCGAGGGCTGTCTCAGCGTTCCGGGGGTATATGGTGAAGTGGAAAGGTACGCCCAGGTAGTTGTCGAAGGTTTGGAGCGTTCAGGAAAAAAAGTGCGTATTACCGGGACCGGTTTGCTGGCACGAGCACTGCAGCATGAAATTGATCACCTTGACGGCGTGCTTTTTATTGAAAAAGCCAAAACATTATATAAGGGGCAAGGACAGGAATAA
- the priA gene encoding primosomal protein N': protein MGRIAEVAVNIAVRTIAATFSYLIPPELAFVGRGWRVRVPFGQREAEGFVVAVKEQAEAEGLKPVLSVLDDEPWFDENMLQTAEWMSNYYLCPLAEALRLFVPGKGELKSHIAYRLNESESKPSSSLSCQISDEMNQVLNYLRAKSLTAQHQLVKKFGPNVLTALRKLERLNLVERAAMSISKFRPRYEQRLMLAVNRREAAETLDRLTGKPAQQRLLTVLMEESELTPNRLKQYRISADTVKRLIAAGLVRSERRRVMRNSYAQLCREPAPQENRMALTNEQRQAVTQILAAIASREHKSFLIHGVTGSGKTQVYIEAAAAARQQGRQVIVMVPEIALTGQTVSRFNERFGEDVVVVHSRLSAGERHDAWQRIRAGEAGIVIGARSAVFAPCTQIGLIILDEEHEFTYKQEESPRYHTREVALMRARQAGASVVLGSATPSLESYYQALAGRHVLLTLSERVDGRALPAVTVVDMREELAAGRRGVISQPLRELLTQTRQEGGQAIILLNRRGYATFVLCRECGHVLRCEHCDVSLVYHATDKTIRCHYCQKTRQAPSLCPACGSRYIRYFGTGTQKVEEELAALFPEARVVRMDQDTTTGKMAHERILSAFSRGEYDILLGTQMVAKGIDIPNVTAVGIIAADTSLNLPDFRAAEKTFALITQAAGRAGRGSQPGHVVVQTYNPEHYAIKAGAAHDYHAFYNIEAAYRRQLHYPPFGGLIKLTVHGTEETLVCGHAQNLADELNRALSSIGKTQVVGPFPAPIAKIEDIFRMNILIKSNAMAEVKETLVSMGVASRRDVILDIDPLNLL, encoded by the coding sequence ATGGGGCGCATTGCGGAAGTGGCCGTTAATATTGCCGTACGTACTATCGCTGCTACCTTTTCTTATCTCATTCCGCCGGAATTGGCGTTTGTTGGCAGGGGGTGGCGTGTGCGGGTGCCTTTCGGCCAACGCGAGGCCGAGGGCTTTGTTGTTGCCGTTAAAGAGCAGGCCGAAGCGGAAGGATTAAAGCCTGTATTAAGCGTGTTGGATGATGAACCTTGGTTTGATGAAAATATGCTGCAAACAGCCGAGTGGATGAGCAATTACTATTTGTGCCCGCTGGCTGAAGCTTTGCGCCTGTTTGTGCCAGGAAAAGGAGAATTAAAAAGCCATATCGCTTACCGCTTGAACGAAAGCGAGAGCAAGCCAAGTTCTTCCTTATCATGCCAAATTTCAGACGAAATGAACCAAGTCCTTAATTATTTACGCGCAAAGAGCTTGACTGCACAACACCAACTGGTTAAAAAGTTTGGGCCGAACGTGTTAACTGCTCTCCGTAAATTGGAGCGGTTGAATTTGGTCGAACGGGCTGCAATGAGCATATCGAAGTTTCGCCCCCGGTATGAGCAGCGGCTAATGCTTGCTGTGAACCGCCGAGAAGCCGCAGAAACTCTTGACCGCCTAACTGGCAAGCCAGCGCAACAGCGGCTGCTGACAGTCCTTATGGAAGAGTCAGAACTAACACCAAATCGCTTAAAACAGTATAGGATTAGTGCGGATACTGTTAAGCGGCTTATTGCGGCCGGCTTAGTCCGCAGTGAACGGCGGCGGGTGATGCGAAATAGTTATGCACAGTTATGCCGCGAGCCGGCCCCGCAAGAAAATAGAATGGCACTGACGAATGAACAGCGTCAGGCCGTTACCCAAATATTAGCAGCTATTGCTTCAAGAGAGCATAAGTCTTTTCTTATTCATGGTGTTACCGGGAGCGGTAAAACGCAAGTATATATTGAAGCGGCAGCGGCAGCAAGACAGCAAGGGCGGCAGGTTATTGTGATGGTGCCGGAAATTGCCCTGACAGGTCAAACCGTTTCCCGGTTTAATGAACGGTTTGGTGAAGACGTGGTCGTGGTTCATAGCCGTCTATCAGCAGGTGAGCGTCACGATGCCTGGCAACGTATCCGGGCTGGCGAAGCGGGGATAGTGATTGGCGCTCGTTCTGCCGTATTTGCTCCTTGTACCCAAATTGGCCTTATTATATTAGACGAAGAACACGAGTTTACATATAAACAAGAAGAGAGTCCCCGCTATCATACGCGTGAGGTCGCCCTCATGCGGGCAAGACAGGCAGGAGCGTCGGTAGTGCTTGGCAGTGCGACTCCGTCATTAGAAAGTTATTATCAAGCCCTTGCGGGGAGACATGTTTTGTTAACATTGTCTGAACGCGTGGATGGCCGAGCCCTGCCGGCAGTAACGGTGGTCGATATGCGCGAGGAACTGGCGGCCGGGCGTCGGGGAGTAATTTCTCAGCCGCTACGCGAACTGCTAACGCAGACCAGGCAAGAAGGAGGGCAAGCCATTATTTTGCTGAACCGCAGGGGTTATGCCACGTTTGTGTTATGCCGAGAATGCGGGCATGTCTTGCGGTGTGAGCACTGTGATGTCTCGCTTGTTTATCACGCTACGGATAAAACGATTAGGTGTCATTATTGCCAAAAAACAAGGCAGGCGCCTAGCCTTTGTCCGGCTTGTGGCAGCCGTTATATTCGCTATTTCGGCACAGGTACGCAAAAGGTGGAAGAAGAATTGGCCGCGCTTTTTCCCGAAGCCCGGGTGGTAAGAATGGATCAGGATACTACGACCGGCAAGATGGCACATGAACGCATACTCTCTGCGTTTTCGCGGGGAGAATATGATATACTGCTAGGAACACAAATGGTTGCAAAAGGTATTGATATTCCCAATGTAACCGCTGTTGGCATTATTGCCGCTGATACATCATTGAATCTTCCGGATTTTCGTGCAGCGGAAAAGACATTTGCCTTAATAACGCAGGCGGCCGGCAGAGCAGGGCGGGGTAGTCAGCCCGGTCATGTTGTCGTCCAGACGTATAATCCCGAACACTATGCAATTAAAGCCGGCGCCGCCCACGATTACCACGCGTTTTATAATATTGAAGCTGCTTATCGCCGTCAACTGCATTACCCTCCTTTTGGAGGATTGATTAAATTAACTGTACACGGGACTGAAGAAACTCTTGTCTGTGGCCATGCGCAAAATTTGGCCGATGAATTGAACCGGGCGCTTAGTAGTATCGGAAAAACGCAAGTAGTAGGCCCGTTTCCTGCCCCAATTGCCAAGATTGAAGACATTTTCCGCATGAATATTTTGATCAAAAGTAATGCGATGGCAGAAGTTAAAGAAACTCTCGTCAGTATGGGGGTTGCTTCGCGGCGCGACGTTATCCTTGATATCGATCCACTTAACCTATTATAG
- a CDS encoding heavy-metal-associated domain-containing protein, with amino-acid sequence MPASKAIKKSVYSVGGLKGDHCRDRIEHTLSHLDGVTDVDVNLNTRQVTVEYDANVIASGYIEETLQMLGYSIRG; translated from the coding sequence GTGCCTGCTTCAAAAGCAATTAAGAAGTCGGTATATTCGGTGGGTGGTCTTAAGGGTGATCATTGTCGTGACCGCATTGAGCACACCTTGAGCCATCTTGACGGGGTTACCGATGTCGATGTTAATCTAAATACCAGACAAGTTACCGTTGAGTATGACGCTAATGTAATCGCCAGCGGCTATATTGAAGAAACTTTGCAAATGCTCGGGTATTCCATCCGCGGGTAG
- the metK gene encoding methionine adenosyltransferase yields the protein MEKKRVLFTSESVTEGHPDKIADQISDSILDAILAQDPMARVACETLVTTGLVHVVGEITTSCYVDIPKIVRETIKEIGYTRAKFGFDGDTCGVMTSIDEQSPDIAMGVNKALEAKRGEMDEVEAIGAGDQGMMFGYATNETPEFMPLPIALAHRLARRLAEVRKNGELAYLRPDGKTQVTVEYVDGKPVRVDTIVVSAQHSPDVDLATIEKDIIAKVITPVVPGDMLDAQTKYYINPTGRFVVGGPQGDAGLTGRKIIVDTYGGMARHGGGAFSGKDPTKVDRSAAYAARYVAKNVVAAGLADKCEIQLAYAIGIARPVSIMVETFGTAKIAESRIVELIQKHFDLRPAGIIKSLDLRRPIYRQTAAYGHFGRTDIDLPWERTDKAEILRREANL from the coding sequence ATGGAAAAAAAGCGGGTATTATTTACATCGGAATCGGTTACCGAAGGGCATCCGGACAAAATTGCCGATCAAATTTCTGACAGTATTCTCGACGCAATCCTTGCCCAAGACCCCATGGCTCGTGTCGCTTGTGAAACTTTAGTAACAACCGGACTTGTCCATGTGGTAGGGGAAATCACAACTTCTTGCTATGTCGATATTCCGAAGATTGTGCGGGAGACCATTAAAGAGATTGGTTATACCCGTGCAAAATTTGGTTTTGACGGCGATACCTGTGGTGTAATGACATCAATTGACGAGCAGTCACCTGATATTGCGATGGGCGTAAATAAAGCACTGGAAGCTAAACGTGGCGAGATGGATGAAGTCGAGGCGATCGGTGCCGGTGACCAAGGCATGATGTTCGGCTATGCAACTAATGAGACCCCTGAGTTCATGCCACTGCCCATAGCTTTAGCTCATCGTCTGGCTCGCCGGCTGGCTGAGGTTCGTAAAAATGGCGAACTTGCTTATCTGCGTCCCGATGGAAAAACCCAGGTGACAGTAGAGTATGTAGACGGCAAGCCGGTCCGCGTGGACACCATTGTCGTTTCGGCCCAACATAGTCCTGATGTGGATCTTGCCACCATTGAAAAAGATATCATCGCCAAAGTTATTACTCCTGTTGTTCCCGGGGACATGCTGGATGCTCAAACCAAATATTATATTAATCCTACCGGCCGGTTTGTCGTTGGTGGACCACAGGGAGATGCCGGCTTGACTGGGCGCAAAATTATTGTTGATACCTATGGCGGTATGGCCCGTCACGGTGGCGGTGCTTTTTCCGGCAAAGATCCCACTAAAGTCGACCGGTCAGCTGCTTATGCAGCTCGCTATGTGGCTAAAAATGTTGTAGCCGCCGGCTTGGCCGATAAGTGTGAAATTCAGTTGGCCTACGCAATCGGTATTGCCCGCCCTGTATCGATTATGGTTGAAACTTTCGGCACTGCTAAAATTGCCGAAAGCCGCATTGTCGAACTTATTCAAAAACATTTTGACCTTCGTCCGGCCGGTATTATCAAGAGCCTTGATTTGCGTCGCCCAATCTACCGCCAGACGGCAGCCTATGGCCATTTTGGCCGAACGGATATTGATCTTCCGTGGGAACGAACCGACAAAGCGGAAATTTTACGGCGGGAAGCAAATCTTTAA
- the coaBC gene encoding bifunctional phosphopantothenoylcysteine decarboxylase/phosphopantothenate--cysteine ligase CoaBC: MLKGKNIVLGVSGGIAVYKSVEIVSRLRKAGSSVHVIMTKSATKFVTPLTFREISGNPVVVDMWEEPKNWNVQHIALATLADLFLIAPATANIIGKIANGIADDMLSTTVMATQAPIVLAPAMNSNMYLNPIVQHNLQKLAELGYHIIEPATGMLACGVEGPGRLPEPEIIVAKVEELLRSRGVLAGKRILVTAGGTREPLDPVRYLGNRSSGKMGYAIAEAAARRGAEVILVSGPTALTPPLGIFVKKVETAEEMRQAVLTEYAACDVVIKAAAVADYRPREVAEHKIKKTGESLTLVLEKNPDILRELGALKRHQILVGFAAETQDLLSNAKEKLAQKNLDMIVANDVTLPGAGFNADTNIVKLIYRDGSVEELERMPKTRVAEIILDRVCDLLTKKG, translated from the coding sequence GTGTTGAAGGGCAAAAATATTGTCCTGGGCGTTAGCGGCGGCATTGCCGTGTATAAAAGTGTGGAAATAGTTAGCCGCTTGCGGAAAGCCGGAAGTTCGGTTCATGTTATTATGACCAAATCGGCTACCAAATTTGTTACGCCCCTTACTTTTCGGGAGATAAGCGGTAATCCAGTAGTAGTTGATATGTGGGAAGAACCCAAAAACTGGAATGTTCAGCATATTGCATTGGCCACTTTGGCCGATTTATTTTTAATAGCCCCTGCAACCGCCAACATAATTGGCAAAATTGCCAACGGAATTGCCGATGATATGCTTTCAACGACCGTGATGGCTACCCAAGCGCCGATAGTATTGGCGCCAGCCATGAATAGCAATATGTATCTAAATCCTATTGTCCAACATAACTTGCAAAAACTGGCTGAATTGGGCTATCACATCATTGAACCCGCAACAGGCATGCTGGCCTGCGGGGTGGAAGGCCCCGGGCGCTTGCCCGAGCCGGAGATAATTGTTGCCAAAGTGGAGGAACTGCTCCGGTCGCGTGGAGTATTGGCGGGCAAGCGAATTTTGGTTACTGCCGGCGGTACCCGTGAACCGCTTGACCCTGTTCGTTATTTAGGCAACCGGTCAAGTGGCAAAATGGGCTATGCTATAGCTGAAGCGGCAGCTCGCCGCGGTGCGGAGGTCATTCTCGTCTCCGGCCCCACCGCATTAACCCCGCCACTGGGTATTTTCGTAAAGAAGGTGGAAACGGCGGAAGAGATGCGGCAGGCCGTTTTGACCGAATATGCTGCCTGCGATGTAGTTATTAAGGCGGCGGCTGTGGCCGATTATCGACCGCGTGAAGTAGCAGAGCATAAAATTAAAAAAACCGGCGAGTCGCTTACCCTTGTTTTGGAAAAAAACCCTGATATTTTACGGGAACTGGGGGCGTTGAAGCGGCACCAAATCTTGGTGGGGTTTGCCGCTGAAACGCAGGACTTGCTTAGTAACGCTAAGGAAAAATTGGCCCAAAAAAATCTTGATATGATAGTAGCTAATGATGTTACGCTACCGGGGGCGGGGTTTAACGCCGACACTAATATTGTTAAGCTTATTTATCGTGATGGTAGTGTTGAAGAACTAGAGCGAATGCCGAAAACGCGTGTTGCCGAAATTATTCTTGATAGAGTTTGCGATTTATTGACAAAAAAAGGTTGA
- the rpoZ gene encoding DNA-directed RNA polymerase subunit omega gives MIHPSLDVLVDKVDSKYTLVVLAAKRAREIMNGEPPLVESKSNKPVTIALEEVAQGKITYERTKTGIK, from the coding sequence TTGATTCATCCGTCCTTAGACGTATTAGTAGATAAAGTTGACAGTAAATATACATTAGTTGTTCTTGCCGCAAAGCGAGCTCGGGAAATCATGAACGGCGAACCGCCGCTTGTTGAAAGCAAATCGAATAAACCCGTCACCATAGCCTTGGAAGAGGTTGCTCAAGGCAAAATCACTTATGAGCGTACCAAGACAGGTATTAAGTAG
- the gmk gene encoding guanylate kinase: MTQQGILIVLSGPSGTGKGTICRELLRNDPNLNYSISATTRLPRAGEVNGVNYWFVSREKFQAMIENDELLEWAEVYGNFYGTPRRYVMDLLSSGKDVVLEIDIQGALQIKKKFPQGVFIYILPPSLDELAERIHKRGTDSAEAIKQRLSCVTAELSCAYNYHYFVVNDEVDRAVQKIAAIITAEKCRVERNNGLIDSICQTSRRAAKL, encoded by the coding sequence ATGACGCAGCAAGGGATCTTAATTGTGCTTTCCGGGCCGTCCGGGACAGGAAAAGGGACGATTTGCCGGGAATTGCTGCGTAATGATCCTAATTTAAATTACTCAATCTCAGCCACTACCCGCTTACCCCGTGCCGGGGAGGTGAACGGGGTTAACTATTGGTTTGTATCTCGCGAAAAATTTCAGGCCATGATTGAAAACGATGAGCTTCTTGAATGGGCCGAAGTGTATGGGAACTTTTATGGAACACCGCGGCGGTATGTAATGGACTTACTAAGCAGTGGCAAGGATGTTGTGTTGGAAATCGATATCCAGGGCGCGTTGCAGATTAAAAAGAAGTTTCCGCAGGGCGTATTCATATATATCTTGCCGCCTTCTTTGGACGAACTGGCGGAGCGCATTCATAAACGCGGGACTGACAGTGCGGAAGCGATTAAACAACGGTTAAGCTGTGTTACGGCCGAACTTAGTTGCGCTTATAACTATCATTATTTTGTGGTAAACGATGAAGTGGATCGCGCAGTGCAAAAAATAGCCGCAATCATAACGGCGGAAAAGTGCCGGGTGGAGCGCAACAATGGGTTGATTGATAGCATTTGTCAAACTTCACGGCGCGCAGCGAAACTTTAG
- the remA gene encoding extracellular matrix/biofilm regulator RemA, translated as MEIKLINIGFGNIVSANRIVSIVSPESAPIKRIIQEARDRGMLIDATYGRRTRAVIIADSDHVILSAVQPETVAHRLASKDTSEDTAE; from the coding sequence ATGGAAATTAAACTTATTAATATCGGTTTTGGCAATATTGTATCGGCTAACCGCATTGTTAGCATTGTTAGCCCCGAATCGGCTCCCATCAAACGAATTATTCAAGAGGCCCGTGACAGAGGGATGTTAATTGACGCGACTTATGGCCGCCGTACTCGCGCCGTCATTATCGCCGATAGTGATCACGTCATTCTCTCAGCTGTTCAGCCCGAAACGGTTGCCCATCGTTTGGCCAGCAAGGATACAAGCGAAGATACGGCCGAATAG
- a CDS encoding YicC/YloC family endoribonuclease has translation MLKSMTGFGRGEYIDSNHRFTVEIKAVNHRYTEIGIRAPKNLSALEDKIRRSIAQSLFRGRVDIYIAMEEFGEQRRMVRVDKELAMAYHNAMRELARLLNSSTVDFTPLIARFPDVLKVEEEEQDVLKLWPKLSEAMDAAIGNLLAMRLAEGANIQADLTMRIAKIETYVQQIEERMPEVLEEYRAKLLARMRDALTAIGVEPDETRLLQEVACFADRTNIAEELVRLKSHLAQFRSTLDVGEAVGRKLDFIVQEINRETNTIASKANDFTIANIVVEIKSEIEKVREQIQNIE, from the coding sequence GTGCTCAAAAGTATGACCGGATTTGGTCGTGGGGAATATATCGACAGCAATCATCGCTTTACCGTCGAAATCAAAGCTGTAAATCATCGTTATACCGAAATTGGTATCCGAGCGCCAAAAAATCTGAGTGCTTTGGAGGACAAAATTCGCCGTAGCATTGCCCAATCTTTGTTCCGAGGTCGCGTTGATATATATATTGCCATGGAAGAATTTGGCGAGCAGCGACGAATGGTTAGGGTTGACAAAGAATTGGCAATGGCTTACCATAATGCAATGAGAGAATTAGCCAGATTATTGAACAGCTCGACCGTGGATTTTACCCCGCTTATTGCAAGATTTCCTGATGTTCTGAAAGTGGAAGAAGAAGAGCAAGATGTTCTAAAGTTATGGCCCAAACTATCGGAAGCAATGGATGCAGCCATTGGCAATCTTCTCGCTATGCGTTTGGCCGAAGGCGCCAACATACAAGCTGATTTGACAATGCGAATTGCCAAAATAGAGACTTATGTTCAGCAGATTGAAGAGCGGATGCCCGAAGTGCTGGAAGAATATCGCGCCAAACTGCTGGCGCGTATGCGCGATGCCTTGACCGCTATAGGGGTAGAGCCTGACGAGACGCGGCTGCTCCAAGAAGTGGCTTGTTTTGCTGACCGGACTAATATTGCGGAAGAATTGGTGCGGCTAAAGAGTCATCTTGCCCAGTTTCGTTCTACTCTGGATGTCGGTGAAGCTGTGGGAAGAAAGTTGGACTTTATCGTGCAGGAGATTAACCGCGAAACCAATACCATTGCCTCCAAGGCCAACGATTTCACTATTGCGAATATTGTTGTTGAAATTAAAAGTGAGATTGAGAAGGTCAGAGAGCAAATCCAAAACATAGAGTAA